CAGAGGTCCCGCGGCGGCTTGACGCAGTCGTTACCTGTCTCGAACCTGACCCGCCGGTACAGGACCACCGCGACGCCCCCGGCCGCGACCGCCGCGGCGACCAGCAGGACGGATGGAACGTCCCGGTTCGTCGACCAGTCGGCGTCGAAGGCGTCCGCGTAGTAGGCGCCCACCTCGTCGCCGGTGAGGACGACCGCGACCTCGCGGTTCTCCCGCAGGGAGTGGCTGTTCCAGTTGACGCTCCCGACGACGACGTGGCGGCGGTCCACGACCACGCCCTTCGCGTGGACCTTCGCGAACCGACCGTCGGGGTCGACGAGCTTCGCGTCGAGGTCGAGCCCCTCGCGGGCGGCGAGTCGGTCGAGCTGGGCCGCGACGCGGGCGTTCTCCTCCTCGGCGTACCACGCGCTGCTCAGCAGGATGCGGACCCGGGTGCCGTTCCGGGCGGCCGCGATGGCGGCCCGGACCAGCGGTGTCTCGACGCTCCCGACCGCCATCTGCTCGACCCGGACCGAGTGGTTCGCGGTGCGGACGAGGTGGGTGAGCCGTGACTCGGCGTTGTCCGGTGCGACGAGGACGGTGACGCGCTCGACCGGCACGGTCCGCGCGTCGATGCGCGAGGGGTAGTCGCCGGTCGCCGGGTCCGGGAGGACCGGGTCCACGTCGCCCCGGACCGACCGCCAGGGGAGCGCGTCGTGGGCCGCCCAGTCCGCCGCGAACACCCTTGCCAGCGCGTCGGTCGGCCCCTCGCGGAGGGAGACGCCCCAGCCGCGGTTGGCCCGCCCGCCCGTGCCCGAGGGCTTCCAGTTCTCCGTGAGCACGAGCGCCCGGTCGTCGGCGACCGCGTACTTCGCGTGGTGGAAGTCGTAGCGGGCGCGGGGGCCGTCGAGGACGCGGACCGCGACGCCGGCGCGGACGAGCCGGTCCAGTCGCGCGACCTGGTGCTCGCTGACGCCCCCGACCGGTGCGCCGTCGACCAGCACCCGGACGGTCACACCTCGCTCGGCGGCGGCCACGAGCGCGTCGGTCACCCGGGCCGACGTGAAGGTGTAGCCGGCGAGGAGGACCCGCTCCTCGGCGTCGTGTATCGCGTCGAGTGGCACCCGTGAGTCCGGCGTGACGAAGGCCCGGACGGTCGTCGGGCCGCTGGTGGCGGGCGCGAAGTCGGTCGCGCCGTAGGGCACCCAGCGGTCGCCGGTCCACGCCTCGGCCTCCGGCGCGCGCTCGTACGTGAACCGGGCGACGACGCGGTCCGCGTCGGCGAGGACGACGCTTTCGCCGCCGTTCGCGAGCGCGGGGAAGTCGGGAACCGCCACGACCCGGTCGGCCACGTCGTCGCGGAGCGCGGCCGGTTCGGCGGTGAGTGCGACGCGACCCGAGACGGTCACGTTCGGGAGCCGCGCCGTCTCCTCGTCGTCACCGAGCGTCCACCCGGAGAGGTCCGTGCGGTCGGGGAACGCGACCACGACGTACTCGCCGTGGTCGCCCGCGGCTGCGGGGTTCGGCGCGACCGCGACGATGCGGGGACCGGTCTGGTTCTCCGGTGGCGCCGTGGCGGTCTCTGGAGCCGGGGACCCGACTGCGGCCGACTGCGGGCCGCCAGCTCCGGCCGCGCCGAGAGCCGGTGCTACCAGCGCGGTACAGACGAGCGCGAGCAGCGCGAGCGACCGGAGCACGCCGATGCTGGCCGCTCGCTGGTATAAGAAAGGTCGGAAAGTGGGGGTCGCTTACGCGGCGGTCTCGGGCTCGTCCTCGACGACGGCGGCCTTCTCGGCCTCGTCCTGCACGAGGAACGAACGGTCGTCGCTGTAGCCGGAGACGGCCTCGAGCGCGTCCTCGGTCCCGATCTGGTTCAGCGCCCAGGCGGCGCTGGCGCGGACGGTGTCGTCCTCGTCCTCCTCGAGGACGTCCGCGAGCGGCTCGACGGCCCGGGTGTCACCGATGAGGCCGAGCGAGCGGGCGGCGCGCGACCGGATGATCTCGTTCTCGACGGCGAGTTTGTTCGCGAGGGGCTGGACCGCGTCCTCGGCGCCGATCTCGCCGAGCGCCTTGAACGTCACCTTCTGGAGCGCCGGGTCGGAGTCGGCGTCGACGTAGTCCAGCAGCATCTCGACGGGCTCCTCGGAGCCGATCTTGCCGAGGACCGAGATGGCCATCTTGTCGCGGCGCTGGGCCTTCTGCTGCATGGCGTCGAGTGCCTCCTCCGGGCCGAGGCGTTCGAGTGCCTCCATGCAGTGCTCCTCCATGAAGTCGGAATCGAACATATCGAGCCCGATGAGGATCTTCTCGGCCTCCATCTCGCGCTCGAACACCTTGATGGCGTGCCACTCGGGCGGGAAGTCCTTGCGGTGGTCGAGCACGTCGTAGAAGCCGTGGAAGTCGAGCTGCTCGCGCACGGAGAGGTCGTCCCACTCCTCTGCCGCCTCGAGGTCGTCCAGCAGCGTCTGGCTGGCCTCGAGCAGGGCCGCGATGGTCTCGGCGTCCTCGTCGGGGTCGAGGTTCTGGGACTCGACCGCGTCGACGGCCTCCGAGAGCGCGTCGGCGGCCTCGTCGACCTCGCTCACCGAGGCGCTCACGTCGAGTTCGTCGGTCGCGAGGAAGGACTCGACCGCGTCGACGACCTCGTCCTCGCCGGTCTCGGTCCAGCGGGTGTCCTCGATGGTG
This window of the Haloarchaeobius amylolyticus genome carries:
- a CDS encoding phospholipase D-like domain-containing protein, encoding MLRSLALLALVCTALVAPALGAAGAGGPQSAAVGSPAPETATAPPENQTGPRIVAVAPNPAAAGDHGEYVVVAFPDRTDLSGWTLGDDEETARLPNVTVSGRVALTAEPAALRDDVADRVVAVPDFPALANGGESVVLADADRVVARFTYERAPEAEAWTGDRWVPYGATDFAPATSGPTTVRAFVTPDSRVPLDAIHDAEERVLLAGYTFTSARVTDALVAAAERGVTVRVLVDGAPVGGVSEHQVARLDRLVRAGVAVRVLDGPRARYDFHHAKYAVADDRALVLTENWKPSGTGGRANRGWGVSLREGPTDALARVFAADWAAHDALPWRSVRGDVDPVLPDPATGDYPSRIDARTVPVERVTVLVAPDNAESRLTHLVRTANHSVRVEQMAVGSVETPLVRAAIAAARNGTRVRILLSSAWYAEEENARVAAQLDRLAAREGLDLDAKLVDPDGRFAKVHAKGVVVDRRHVVVGSVNWNSHSLRENREVAVVLTGDEVGAYYADAFDADWSTNRDVPSVLLVAAAVAAGGVAVVLYRRVRFETGNDCVKPPRDL
- a CDS encoding HEAT repeat domain-containing protein, with amino-acid sequence MSENESDADADAQSESEDVSVESLEERLDAIAADLEDAETEADLDDVESDLDAVAADLEDADLPEPEDDDEDDPAEELDSRISDLRDDLEEARGPYAEEVVEDIEEATSTIEDTRWTETGEDEVVDAVESFLATDELDVSASVSEVDEAADALSEAVDAVESQNLDPDEDAETIAALLEASQTLLDDLEAAEEWDDLSVREQLDFHGFYDVLDHRKDFPPEWHAIKVFEREMEAEKILIGLDMFDSDFMEEHCMEALERLGPEEALDAMQQKAQRRDKMAISVLGKIGSEEPVEMLLDYVDADSDPALQKVTFKALGEIGAEDAVQPLANKLAVENEIIRSRAARSLGLIGDTRAVEPLADVLEEDEDDTVRASAAWALNQIGTEDALEAVSGYSDDRSFLVQDEAEKAAVVEDEPETAA